The following proteins are encoded in a genomic region of Coffea eugenioides isolate CCC68of chromosome 6, Ceug_1.0, whole genome shotgun sequence:
- the LOC113776353 gene encoding protein LSD1-like isoform X1: MQSQIVCSGCRSVLLYPRGATNVCCAFCNALTPVPPPQLPPPGMDMAQLICGGCRTLLMYTRGATSVRCSCCHTVNLAPVSNVAHVNCGNCRTTLMYPYGAPSVKCAVCHYITNVNMSNTRVPIPMHQPSGTVTPPLMPSTSSQGLAHSQSQTVVVENPMSVDKSGKLVSNVVVGVTTEKK, translated from the exons ATGCAGAGCCAGATAGTGTGCAGTGGGTGTAGAAGCGTGTTGCTGTACCCGAGAGGTGCCACCAATGTCTGCTGCGCTTTCTGCAATGCCCTGACTCCCGTTCCCCCACCTCAACTCCCGCCTCCCG GAATGGATATGGCTCAACTTATATGTGGAGGTTGCCGTACATTGTTGATGTACACACGTGGTGCCACGAGTGTGAGATGCTCCTGTTGCCATACTGTGAATCTTGCACCTG TGTCTAATGTTGCTCATGTCAACTGTGGAAACTGCCGCACTACACTTATGTATCCATATGGTGCGCCGTCAGTTAAATGTGCTGTTTGCCACTATATTACTAACGTGAAT ATGAGTAATACTAGGGTTCCAATTCCAATGCACCAACCTAGTGGAACAGTAACACCACCATTGATGCCTTCTACTTCATCT CAGGGATTGGCGCATTCTCAAAGTCAAACTGTAGTTGTTGAAAATCCTATGTCTGTTGACAAAAGCGGGAAACTG GTAAGCAATGTTGTTGTTGGTGTCACCACTGAAAAAAAATGA
- the LOC113773566 gene encoding homeobox-leucine zipper protein HOX11-like, with translation MVDDDFCNTKLALGIGTSSGNSLPKPDKRALSLDLSLVDEGQSSRNSEDNGGESRKKLRLSKEQTAVLEDSFKKHTTLNTAQKIELAARLGLKPRQVEVWFQNRRARTKLKQTETDCELWKNHCDNLREENGKLKKEIDDLKALRAAFYAQITNCVGISVCPSCKKVQGVATKGSSSGDGKHERNATAAAASGDVVQSPKYKHSGLKIRG, from the exons ATGGTGGATGATGACTTTTGCAACACCAAACTTGCCCTCGGAATTGGTACTTCTTCCGGCAATTCACTGCCTAAGCCAGACAAGCGTGCCTTGTCATTGGACCTGTCCTTGGTTGACGAAGGACAATCTAGCAGAAATAGCGAGGACAATGGCGGTGAAAGCAGAAAGAAGTTGAGGCTCTCTAAGGAGCAAACAGCTGTTCTAGAAGATAGTTTCAAAAAGCACACCACTCTCAACACT GCTCAGAAAATTGAGCTGGCTGCCAGGTTAGGTTTGAAACCTCGGCAAGTTGAGGTGTGGTTCCAAAACAGGAGGGCCAG AACAAAACTGAAGCAAACAGAAACTGATTGCGAGCTATGGAAGAACCATTGCGACAATCTGAGAGAGGAAAATGGCAAGTTGAAGAAAGAAATTGACGATTTGAAAGCCTTAAGGGCAGCATTTTATGCACAAATAACAAACTGCGTGGGGATCTCAGTGTGTCCGTCGTGCAAAAAAGTGCAAGGAGTTGCCACTAAGGGGAGTAGCAGTGGCGATGGGAAGCATGAAAGAAATGCAACAGCCGCTGCAGCCTCCGGGGACGTGGTCCAGAGCCCTAAGTACAAGCATAGCGGCTTGAAAATTCGGGGTTAA
- the LOC113776353 gene encoding protein LSD1-like isoform X2, with amino-acid sequence MQSQIVCSGCRSVLLYPRGATNVCCAFCNALTPVPPPQLPPPGMDMAQLICGGCRTLLMYTRGATSVRCSCCHTVNLAPVSNVAHVNCGNCRTTLMYPYGAPSVKCAVCHYITNVNMSNTRVPIPMHQPSGTVTPPLMPSTSSGLAHSQSQTVVVENPMSVDKSGKLVSNVVVGVTTEKK; translated from the exons ATGCAGAGCCAGATAGTGTGCAGTGGGTGTAGAAGCGTGTTGCTGTACCCGAGAGGTGCCACCAATGTCTGCTGCGCTTTCTGCAATGCCCTGACTCCCGTTCCCCCACCTCAACTCCCGCCTCCCG GAATGGATATGGCTCAACTTATATGTGGAGGTTGCCGTACATTGTTGATGTACACACGTGGTGCCACGAGTGTGAGATGCTCCTGTTGCCATACTGTGAATCTTGCACCTG TGTCTAATGTTGCTCATGTCAACTGTGGAAACTGCCGCACTACACTTATGTATCCATATGGTGCGCCGTCAGTTAAATGTGCTGTTTGCCACTATATTACTAACGTGAAT ATGAGTAATACTAGGGTTCCAATTCCAATGCACCAACCTAGTGGAACAGTAACACCACCATTGATGCCTTCTACTTCATCT GGATTGGCGCATTCTCAAAGTCAAACTGTAGTTGTTGAAAATCCTATGTCTGTTGACAAAAGCGGGAAACTG GTAAGCAATGTTGTTGTTGGTGTCACCACTGAAAAAAAATGA